Proteins encoded together in one Nitrosopumilus sp. window:
- a CDS encoding Snf7 family protein: MPNISNKWSKPPQPSISEKINDTIKPKGALKPRVQEGIKKLQLQIKKLDSMLENLKQRDTKLFQRIVEATQNHDTQTSRVLGNELAEVRKVTKILSGARIALEQIELRLTTCSDLGDTVVAIMPTMGLMKNLKSSLGKIMPGAEQEINQMAEMLGGFMTESFSGDAAFGLDETTNLESEKILKEAAAVAESSTGQMFPSVPSDTNTSTLSSNSSKFY; encoded by the coding sequence ATGCCCAATATATCTAACAAGTGGTCAAAACCACCTCAACCAAGTATTTCTGAAAAAATTAATGATACAATTAAACCAAAAGGGGCTTTAAAACCAAGAGTACAAGAAGGAATTAAAAAATTACAATTACAAATTAAAAAATTAGATTCTATGCTTGAGAACCTAAAGCAAAGAGATACAAAATTATTTCAAAGAATTGTTGAGGCAACCCAAAATCATGATACCCAAACTAGTAGAGTACTTGGAAATGAATTAGCAGAAGTAAGAAAAGTTACAAAAATTCTAAGTGGTGCAAGAATTGCATTAGAACAAATTGAATTACGATTAACCACATGCAGTGATCTTGGAGATACTGTTGTTGCTATCATGCCAACTATGGGTCTAATGAAAAATCTCAAATCGTCATTAGGTAAAATTATGCCAGGAGCAGAACAAGAGATCAATCAAATGGCAGAGATGCTTGGTGGATTTATGACAGAAAGTTTCTCTGGTGATGCAGCATTTGGACTAGATGAAACTACAAATCTAGAATCTGAGAAAATTCTCAAAGAGGCAGCTGCTGTTGCAGAAAGTTCAACAGGTCAGATGTTTCCATCAGTACCATCTGATACAAATACCTCTACACTTTCGTCTAATTCATCAAAATTTTACTAA
- a CDS encoding MarR family transcriptional regulator, which translates to MNPEIVTIHRKESLREDGMLFVRTEGILETMVRAPLLITGLIVVALTIPLQTSFSTTRMLDLTLYSDGSAHISAQIDVDPLQPDFEVNLFGSSIDNFVAVGENGFLLSSEINSDTATIDTFGSSLITIDYDIHDLISKEGRVWTFSLDSPTDYSLLMPPNTIIVGLNALPTNMIIKNDQTKLELGSGLSEINYIFGTTTPPTTTPPTTTPPTTTPDLPLLENNAFAMIGIPIAAAAAVIIMIKRKQSKSSSVLQSEIPESKTKIDPAEIETIFNLRPDMREDDKEIVKFISENGGQVLESELRKKFLQPRTTMWRAVKRLERQGVIEISKKDLQNLVKLKKEMEAEE; encoded by the coding sequence ATGAATCCAGAAATCGTGACTATTCACAGGAAAGAGTCTCTTCGAGAGGATGGAATGCTTTTTGTAAGGACTGAGGGTATCCTCGAAACAATGGTTAGAGCACCTTTGTTAATCACTGGCTTAATTGTTGTAGCCTTAACGATACCACTTCAGACCTCATTCAGTACTACTCGAATGCTTGATCTAACTCTATACTCAGATGGTTCTGCTCATATCTCTGCTCAGATAGATGTGGATCCTTTGCAACCCGATTTTGAGGTTAATCTATTTGGCTCATCAATTGATAACTTTGTAGCAGTTGGAGAAAATGGATTTTTGCTATCTAGTGAAATAAATTCAGATACTGCTACCATTGATACATTTGGTTCATCATTAATTACAATTGATTATGATATTCATGATTTAATTTCAAAAGAAGGAAGAGTTTGGACCTTTTCTCTTGACTCTCCTACAGATTATTCATTACTTATGCCTCCTAACACCATTATTGTTGGATTAAATGCATTACCAACTAACATGATAATTAAAAATGATCAAACTAAACTTGAACTAGGAAGTGGATTATCTGAGATAAATTACATATTTGGAACAACAACCCCTCCAACAACAACCCCTCCAACAACAACCCCTCCAACAACAACTCCTGATCTACCTTTACTTGAAAATAATGCCTTTGCTATGATTGGAATTCCTATCGCTGCAGCTGCAGCAGTAATAATAATGATCAAAAGAAAACAATCAAAATCTTCATCTGTACTACAATCTGAAATTCCAGAATCTAAAACAAAAATTGATCCAGCGGAGATTGAAACAATTTTCAATCTAAGACCTGACATGCGTGAAGATGACAAAGAAATTGTAAAATTTATTTCAGAAAATGGCGGTCAGGTATTAGAAAGTGAACTCAGAAAGAAATTTCTTCAACCTAGAACAACCATGTGGAGAGCAGTAAAAAGATTAGAAAGACAAGGTGTAATTGAAATTTCTAAAAAAGATCTACAAAATTTGGTAAAACTAAAAAAAGAAATGGAGGCTGAAGAATGA
- a CDS encoding transcriptional regulator, translating to MFDKFKKEEGEEMVEERVEESSKETVSREESTSEIGIGELIDKRAKLEEAIDYVGLMIRNLKEKRTNLEKDIEEESVDIKNLKEKLQKVSEYIEEENRGIRELANKRQKVESEADEVGNIINNLREKLSGIDRVIDNEGNRVRQIKESKETLES from the coding sequence ATGTTTGATAAATTCAAAAAAGAAGAGGGTGAAGAGATGGTTGAAGAAAGAGTTGAGGAATCATCTAAAGAAACTGTGTCTAGAGAAGAATCCACTAGTGAAATTGGTATTGGAGAATTAATTGATAAACGTGCTAAATTAGAGGAAGCAATTGATTATGTAGGTTTGATGATACGAAATCTGAAAGAAAAGAGAACTAATCTAGAAAAAGATATTGAAGAAGAATCAGTTGACATTAAAAATCTTAAAGAAAAACTTCAAAAAGTTAGCGAATACATTGAAGAAGAAAATAGAGGGATTAGAGAATTAGCAAATAAGAGACAAAAAGTAGAGAGCGAGGCTGATGAGGTTGGAAATATTATCAATAACTTAAGAGAGAAATTATCAGGTATTGATAGAGTTATTGATAATGAAGGAAATAGAGTTAGACAGATCAAAGAGTCAAAAGAAACTCTTGAAAGTTAA
- a CDS encoding winged helix-turn-helix domain-containing protein — MSKQQYRSEMGIMGDILDVTADGGRNGVIVSAISRKANLSHYAVLDKCEKLVEAGLVESVKNDRNRVFLITEKGLQFFQEFKRFQGLVESMNLRY, encoded by the coding sequence ATGTCAAAACAACAATACAGGTCCGAAATGGGCATAATGGGTGATATCTTAGACGTTACCGCCGATGGTGGTCGTAATGGAGTCATTGTATCTGCAATCTCTCGCAAAGCCAACCTATCTCACTATGCAGTACTAGACAAATGTGAGAAACTGGTAGAAGCAGGCTTAGTCGAATCCGTCAAAAATGATAGGAATAGAGTCTTTTTGATTACTGAAAAAGGACTTCAATTTTTCCAGGAATTTAAGCGGTTCCAGGGATTAGTGGAGAGCATGAATCTAAGGTACTGA